A section of the Symphalangus syndactylus isolate Jambi chromosome 19, NHGRI_mSymSyn1-v2.1_pri, whole genome shotgun sequence genome encodes:
- the TRIM11 gene encoding E3 ubiquitin-protein ligase TRIM11 isoform X2, with protein sequence MAAPDLSTNLQEEATCAICLDYFTDPVMTDCGHNFCRECIRRCWGQPEGPYACPECRELSPQRNLRPNRPLAKMAEMARRLHPPSPVPQGVCPAHREPLAAFCGDELRLLCAACERSGEHWAHRVRPLQDAAEDLKAKLEKSLEHLRKQMQDALLFQAQADETCVLWQMVESQRQNVLGEFERLRRLLAEEEQQLLQRLEEEELEVLPRLREGAARLGQQSAHLAELIAELEGRCQLPALGLLQDIKDALRRVQDVKLQPPEVVPMELRTVCRVPGLVETLRRFRGDVTLDPDTANPELILSEDRRSVQRGDLRQALPDSPERFDPGPCVLGQERFTSGRHYWEVEVGDRTSWALGVCRENVNRKEKGELSAGNGFWILVFLGSYYNSSERALAPLRDPPRRVGIFLDYEAGHLSFYSATDGSLLFIFPEIPFSGTLRPLFSPLSSSPTPMTICRPKGGSGDTLAPQ encoded by the exons ATGGCCGCCCCCGACCTGTCCACCAACCTCCAGGAGGAGGCCACCTGCGCCATCTGCCTCGACTACTTCACGGATCCGGTGATGACCGACTGCGGCCACAACTTCTGCCGCGAGTGCATCCGGCGCTGCTGGGGCCAGCCCGAGGGCCCGTACGCGTGCCCCGAGTGCCGCGAGCTGTCCCCGCAGAGGAACCTGCGGCCCAACCGCCCGCTTGCTAAGATGGCCGAGATGGCGCGGCGCCTGCACCCGCCGTCGCCGGTCCCGCAGGGCGTGTGCCCCGCGCACCGCGAGCCACTGGCCGCCTTCTGTGGGGACGAGCTGCGCCTCCTGTGTGCGGCCTGCGAGCGCTCCGGGGAGCACTGGGCGCACCGTGTCCGGCCGCTGCAGGACGCGGCCGAAGACCTCAAG GCGAAGCTGGAGAAGTCGCTGGAGCACCTCCGGAAGCAGATGCAGGATGCGTTGCTGTTCCAAGCCCAGGCGGATGAGACCTGCGTCTTGTGGCAG ATGGTGGAGAGCCAGCGGCAGAACGTGCTGGGCGAGTTTGAGCGTCTTCGCCGTTTGCTGGCAGAGGAGGAACAGCAGCTgctgcagaggctggaggaggaggagctggaggtGCTGCCCCGGCTGCGGGAGGGTGCAGCCCGCCTAGGCCAGCAGAGCGCCCACCTAGCTGAGCTCATTGCCGAGCTCGAGGGCCGCTGCCAGCTGCCTGCACTGGGGCTGCTGCAG GACATCAAGGATGCCCTGCGCAG GGTCCAGGACGTGAAGCTGCAGCCCCCAGAAGTTGTGCCTATGGAGCTGAGAACCGTGTGCAGGGTCCCGGGACTGGTAGAGACTCTGCGGAGGTTTCGAG GGGACGTGACCTTGGACCCGGACACCGCCAACCCTGAGCTGATCCTGTCTGAAGACAGGCGGAGCGTGCAGCGGGGGGACCTGCGGCAGGCCCTGCCGGACAGCCCGGAGCGCTTCGACCCCGGCCCCTGTGTGCTGGGCCAGGAGCGCTTCACCTCAGGCCGCCactactgggaggtggaggttggggaCCGCACCAGCTGGGCCCTGGGGGTGTGCAGGGAGAACGTGAACAGGAAGGAGAAGGGCGAGCTGTCCGCGGGCAACGGCTTCTGGATCCTGGTCTTCCTAGGGAGCTATTACAATTCCTCGGAACGGGCCTTGGCTCCACTCCGGGACCCACCCAGGCGCGTGGGGATCTTTCTGGACTATGAGGCTGGACATCTGTCTTTCTACAGCGCCACCGATGGGTCGCTGCTATTCATCTTCCCCGAGATCCCCTTCTCGGGGACACT
- the TRIM11 gene encoding E3 ubiquitin-protein ligase TRIM11 isoform X1: MAAPDLSTNLQEEATCAICLDYFTDPVMTDCGHNFCRECIRRCWGQPEGPYACPECRELSPQRNLRPNRPLAKMAEMARRLHPPSPVPQGVCPAHREPLAAFCGDELRLLCAACERSGEHWAHRVRPLQDAAEDLKAKLEKSLEHLRKQMQDALLFQAQADETCVLWQKMVESQRQNVLGEFERLRRLLAEEEQQLLQRLEEEELEVLPRLREGAARLGQQSAHLAELIAELEGRCQLPALGLLQDIKDALRRVQDVKLQPPEVVPMELRTVCRVPGLVETLRRFRGDVTLDPDTANPELILSEDRRSVQRGDLRQALPDSPERFDPGPCVLGQERFTSGRHYWEVEVGDRTSWALGVCRENVNRKEKGELSAGNGFWILVFLGSYYNSSERALAPLRDPPRRVGIFLDYEAGHLSFYSATDGSLLFIFPEIPFSGTLRPLFSPLSSSPTPMTICRPKGGSGDTLAPQ, translated from the exons ATGGCCGCCCCCGACCTGTCCACCAACCTCCAGGAGGAGGCCACCTGCGCCATCTGCCTCGACTACTTCACGGATCCGGTGATGACCGACTGCGGCCACAACTTCTGCCGCGAGTGCATCCGGCGCTGCTGGGGCCAGCCCGAGGGCCCGTACGCGTGCCCCGAGTGCCGCGAGCTGTCCCCGCAGAGGAACCTGCGGCCCAACCGCCCGCTTGCTAAGATGGCCGAGATGGCGCGGCGCCTGCACCCGCCGTCGCCGGTCCCGCAGGGCGTGTGCCCCGCGCACCGCGAGCCACTGGCCGCCTTCTGTGGGGACGAGCTGCGCCTCCTGTGTGCGGCCTGCGAGCGCTCCGGGGAGCACTGGGCGCACCGTGTCCGGCCGCTGCAGGACGCGGCCGAAGACCTCAAG GCGAAGCTGGAGAAGTCGCTGGAGCACCTCCGGAAGCAGATGCAGGATGCGTTGCTGTTCCAAGCCCAGGCGGATGAGACCTGCGTCTTGTGGCAG AAGATGGTGGAGAGCCAGCGGCAGAACGTGCTGGGCGAGTTTGAGCGTCTTCGCCGTTTGCTGGCAGAGGAGGAACAGCAGCTgctgcagaggctggaggaggaggagctggaggtGCTGCCCCGGCTGCGGGAGGGTGCAGCCCGCCTAGGCCAGCAGAGCGCCCACCTAGCTGAGCTCATTGCCGAGCTCGAGGGCCGCTGCCAGCTGCCTGCACTGGGGCTGCTGCAG GACATCAAGGATGCCCTGCGCAG GGTCCAGGACGTGAAGCTGCAGCCCCCAGAAGTTGTGCCTATGGAGCTGAGAACCGTGTGCAGGGTCCCGGGACTGGTAGAGACTCTGCGGAGGTTTCGAG GGGACGTGACCTTGGACCCGGACACCGCCAACCCTGAGCTGATCCTGTCTGAAGACAGGCGGAGCGTGCAGCGGGGGGACCTGCGGCAGGCCCTGCCGGACAGCCCGGAGCGCTTCGACCCCGGCCCCTGTGTGCTGGGCCAGGAGCGCTTCACCTCAGGCCGCCactactgggaggtggaggttggggaCCGCACCAGCTGGGCCCTGGGGGTGTGCAGGGAGAACGTGAACAGGAAGGAGAAGGGCGAGCTGTCCGCGGGCAACGGCTTCTGGATCCTGGTCTTCCTAGGGAGCTATTACAATTCCTCGGAACGGGCCTTGGCTCCACTCCGGGACCCACCCAGGCGCGTGGGGATCTTTCTGGACTATGAGGCTGGACATCTGTCTTTCTACAGCGCCACCGATGGGTCGCTGCTATTCATCTTCCCCGAGATCCCCTTCTCGGGGACACT
- the TRIM17 gene encoding E3 ubiquitin-protein ligase TRIM17 isoform X3, protein MEAVELARKLQEEATCSICLDYFTDPVMTACGHNFCRACIQLSWEKARGKKGRRKQKGSFPCPECRQMSPQRNLLPNRLLTKVAEMVRQHPGLQKQDLCHEHHEPLKLFCQEDQSPICVVCRESREHRLHRVLPAEEAVQGYKLKLEEDMENLREQITRAGNLQAREEQSLAEWQNKVKERRERIVLEFEKNHLYLVEEKQRLLQALEREEEETSSRLRENVACLDRQSHSLELLLLQLEERSTQGPLQMLQDMKEPLSRKNNVSVQCPEVAPPTRPRTVCRVPGQIEMLRSFLEDVVPDATSAYPYLLLYDSRQRRYLSSSPEGSGFCSKDRFVAYPCAVGQTTFSSGRHYWEVSGKRPGHTNWSGGDARSASESSPIPSRPRAA, encoded by the exons ATGGAGGCTGTGGAACTGGCCAGAAAGCTGCAGGAGGAAGCTACGTGCTCCATCTGTCTGGATTACTTCACAGACCCTGTGATGACCGCCTGTGGCCACAACTTCTGCCGAGCGTGCATCCAGCTGAGCTGGGAGAAGGCGCGGGGCAAGAAGGGGAGGCGGAAGCAGAAGGGCTCCTTCCCCTGCCCCGAGTGCAGACAGATGTCCCCGCAGAGGAACCTGCTGCCCAACCGGCTGCTGACCAAGGTGGCCGAGATGGTGCGGCAGCATCCTGGCCTGCAGAAGCAAGACCTGTGCCACGAGCACCACGAGCCCCTCAAGCTTTTCTGCCAGGAGGACCAGAGCCCCATCTGTGTGGTGTGCAGGGAGTCCCGGGAGCACCGGCTGCACAGGGTGCTGCCTGCGGAGGAGGCAGTGCAGGGGTACAAG TTGAAGCTGGAGGAGGACATGGAGAACCTTCGGGAGCAGATCACCAGGGCAGGGAATCTGCAGGCCAGGGAGGAGCAGAGCTTAGCCGAGTGGCAG AACAAGGTGAAGGAGCGGAGAGAACGCATTGTGCTGGAGTTTGAGAAGAATCACCTCTACCTGGTGGAAGAAAAGCAGAGGCTCCTCCAGGCtctggagagggaagaagaggagacCTCCAGTAGGCTCCGGGAGAACGTGGCCTGCCTGGACCGGCAGAGCCACTCcctggagctgctgctgctgcagctggaGGAGCGGAGCACACAGGGGCCCCTCCAGATGCTGCAG GACATGAAGGAACCCCTGAGCAG GAAGAACAACGTGAGTGTGCAGTGCCCAGAGGTTGCCCCCCCAACCAGACCCAGGACTGTGTGCAGAGTTCCCGGACAGATTGAAATGCTAAGAAGCTTTCTAG AGGATGTGGTGCCTGATGCCACCTCCGCATACCCCTACCTCCTCCTGTATGACAGCCGCCAGAGGCGCTACCTCAGCTCTTCGCCAGAGGGCAGCGGATTCTGCAGCAAGGACCGATTTGTGGCTTACCCCTGTGCTGTGGGCCAGACGACCTTCTCCTCTGGGAGGCACTACTGGGAG GTCAGCGGTAAAAGACCTGGCCACACGAACTGGAGCGGTGGGGACGCCAGGTCAGCAAGTGAAAGCTCTCCAATTCCGTCCCGCCCGCGGGCCGCGTGA
- the TRIM17 gene encoding E3 ubiquitin-protein ligase TRIM17 isoform X4, whose amino-acid sequence MEAVELARKLQEEATCSICLDYFTDPVMTACGHNFCRACIQLSWEKARGKKGRRKQKGSFPCPECRQMSPQRNLLPNRLLTKVAEMVRQHPGLQKQDLCHEHHEPLKLFCQEDQSPICVVCRESREHRLHRVLPAEEAVQGYKLKLEEDMENLREQITRAGNLQAREEQSLAEWQNKVKERRERIVLEFEKNHLYLVEEKQRLLQALEREEEETSSRLRENVACLDRQSHSLELLLLQLEERSTQGPLQMLQDMKEPLSRKNNVSVQCPEVAPPTRPRTVCRVPGQIEMLRSFLEDVVPDATSAYPYLLLYDSRQRRYLSSSPEGSGFCSKDRFVAYPCAVGQTTFSSGRHYWESSPGQR is encoded by the exons ATGGAGGCTGTGGAACTGGCCAGAAAGCTGCAGGAGGAAGCTACGTGCTCCATCTGTCTGGATTACTTCACAGACCCTGTGATGACCGCCTGTGGCCACAACTTCTGCCGAGCGTGCATCCAGCTGAGCTGGGAGAAGGCGCGGGGCAAGAAGGGGAGGCGGAAGCAGAAGGGCTCCTTCCCCTGCCCCGAGTGCAGACAGATGTCCCCGCAGAGGAACCTGCTGCCCAACCGGCTGCTGACCAAGGTGGCCGAGATGGTGCGGCAGCATCCTGGCCTGCAGAAGCAAGACCTGTGCCACGAGCACCACGAGCCCCTCAAGCTTTTCTGCCAGGAGGACCAGAGCCCCATCTGTGTGGTGTGCAGGGAGTCCCGGGAGCACCGGCTGCACAGGGTGCTGCCTGCGGAGGAGGCAGTGCAGGGGTACAAG TTGAAGCTGGAGGAGGACATGGAGAACCTTCGGGAGCAGATCACCAGGGCAGGGAATCTGCAGGCCAGGGAGGAGCAGAGCTTAGCCGAGTGGCAG AACAAGGTGAAGGAGCGGAGAGAACGCATTGTGCTGGAGTTTGAGAAGAATCACCTCTACCTGGTGGAAGAAAAGCAGAGGCTCCTCCAGGCtctggagagggaagaagaggagacCTCCAGTAGGCTCCGGGAGAACGTGGCCTGCCTGGACCGGCAGAGCCACTCcctggagctgctgctgctgcagctggaGGAGCGGAGCACACAGGGGCCCCTCCAGATGCTGCAG GACATGAAGGAACCCCTGAGCAG GAAGAACAACGTGAGTGTGCAGTGCCCAGAGGTTGCCCCCCCAACCAGACCCAGGACTGTGTGCAGAGTTCCCGGACAGATTGAAATGCTAAGAAGCTTTCTAG AGGATGTGGTGCCTGATGCCACCTCCGCATACCCCTACCTCCTCCTGTATGACAGCCGCCAGAGGCGCTACCTCAGCTCTTCGCCAGAGGGCAGCGGATTCTGCAGCAAGGACCGATTTGTGGCTTACCCCTGTGCTGTGGGCCAGACGACCTTCTCCTCTGGGAGGCACTACTGGGAG TCCTCCCCAGGTCAGCGGTAA
- the TRIM17 gene encoding E3 ubiquitin-protein ligase TRIM17 isoform X1, with translation MEAVELARKLQEEATCSICLDYFTDPVMTACGHNFCRACIQLSWEKARGKKGRRKQKGSFPCPECRQMSPQRNLLPNRLLTKVAEMVRQHPGLQKQDLCHEHHEPLKLFCQEDQSPICVVCRESREHRLHRVLPAEEAVQGYKLKLEEDMENLREQITRAGNLQAREEQSLAEWQNKVKERRERIVLEFEKNHLYLVEEKQRLLQALEREEEETSSRLRENVACLDRQSHSLELLLLQLEERSTQGPLQMLQDMKEPLSRKNNVSVQCPEVAPPTRPRTVCRVPGQIEMLRSFLEDVVPDATSAYPYLLLYDSRQRRYLSSSPEGSGFCSKDRFVAYPCAVGQTTFSSGRHYWEVGMNITGDALWALGVCRDNVSRKDRVPKCPENGFWVVQLSKGTKYLSTLSALTPVMLMEPPSHVGIFLDFEAGEVSFYSVSDGSHLHTYSQAAFPGPLQPFFCLGAPKSGQMVISTVSMWVKG, from the exons ATGGAGGCTGTGGAACTGGCCAGAAAGCTGCAGGAGGAAGCTACGTGCTCCATCTGTCTGGATTACTTCACAGACCCTGTGATGACCGCCTGTGGCCACAACTTCTGCCGAGCGTGCATCCAGCTGAGCTGGGAGAAGGCGCGGGGCAAGAAGGGGAGGCGGAAGCAGAAGGGCTCCTTCCCCTGCCCCGAGTGCAGACAGATGTCCCCGCAGAGGAACCTGCTGCCCAACCGGCTGCTGACCAAGGTGGCCGAGATGGTGCGGCAGCATCCTGGCCTGCAGAAGCAAGACCTGTGCCACGAGCACCACGAGCCCCTCAAGCTTTTCTGCCAGGAGGACCAGAGCCCCATCTGTGTGGTGTGCAGGGAGTCCCGGGAGCACCGGCTGCACAGGGTGCTGCCTGCGGAGGAGGCAGTGCAGGGGTACAAG TTGAAGCTGGAGGAGGACATGGAGAACCTTCGGGAGCAGATCACCAGGGCAGGGAATCTGCAGGCCAGGGAGGAGCAGAGCTTAGCCGAGTGGCAG AACAAGGTGAAGGAGCGGAGAGAACGCATTGTGCTGGAGTTTGAGAAGAATCACCTCTACCTGGTGGAAGAAAAGCAGAGGCTCCTCCAGGCtctggagagggaagaagaggagacCTCCAGTAGGCTCCGGGAGAACGTGGCCTGCCTGGACCGGCAGAGCCACTCcctggagctgctgctgctgcagctggaGGAGCGGAGCACACAGGGGCCCCTCCAGATGCTGCAG GACATGAAGGAACCCCTGAGCAG GAAGAACAACGTGAGTGTGCAGTGCCCAGAGGTTGCCCCCCCAACCAGACCCAGGACTGTGTGCAGAGTTCCCGGACAGATTGAAATGCTAAGAAGCTTTCTAG AGGATGTGGTGCCTGATGCCACCTCCGCATACCCCTACCTCCTCCTGTATGACAGCCGCCAGAGGCGCTACCTCAGCTCTTCGCCAGAGGGCAGCGGATTCTGCAGCAAGGACCGATTTGTGGCTTACCCCTGTGCTGTGGGCCAGACGACCTTCTCCTCTGGGAGGCACTACTGGGAGGTGGGCATGAACATCACCGGGGATGCGCTGTGGGCCCTGGGTGTGTGCAGAGACAACGTGAGCCGGAAAGACAGGGTCCCCAAGTGCCCAGAAAACGGCTTCTGGGTGGTGCAGCTGTCCAAGGGGACCAAGTACTTATCCACCTTGTCTGCCCTGACCCCGGTCATGCTGATGGAGCCTCCCAGCCACGTGGGCATCTTCCTGGACTTCGAGGCCGGGGAGGTGTCCTTCTACAGTGTAAGCGATGGGTCCCACCTGCACACCTACTCCCAGGCTGCCTTCCCGGGCCCCCTGCAGCCTTTCTTCTGCCTGGGGGCTCCGAAATCTGGTCAGATGGTCATCTCCACCGTGAGCATGTGGGTGAAAGGGTAG
- the TRIM17 gene encoding E3 ubiquitin-protein ligase TRIM17 isoform X2: MEAVELARKLQEEATCSICLDYFTDPVMTACGHNFCRACIQLSWEKARGKKGRRKQKGSFPCPECRQMSPQRNLLPNRLLTKVAEMVRQHPGLQKQDLCHEHHEPLKLFCQEDQSPICVVCRESREHRLHRVLPAEEAVQGYKNKVKERRERIVLEFEKNHLYLVEEKQRLLQALEREEEETSSRLRENVACLDRQSHSLELLLLQLEERSTQGPLQMLQDMKEPLSRKNNVSVQCPEVAPPTRPRTVCRVPGQIEMLRSFLEDVVPDATSAYPYLLLYDSRQRRYLSSSPEGSGFCSKDRFVAYPCAVGQTTFSSGRHYWEVGMNITGDALWALGVCRDNVSRKDRVPKCPENGFWVVQLSKGTKYLSTLSALTPVMLMEPPSHVGIFLDFEAGEVSFYSVSDGSHLHTYSQAAFPGPLQPFFCLGAPKSGQMVISTVSMWVKG; encoded by the exons ATGGAGGCTGTGGAACTGGCCAGAAAGCTGCAGGAGGAAGCTACGTGCTCCATCTGTCTGGATTACTTCACAGACCCTGTGATGACCGCCTGTGGCCACAACTTCTGCCGAGCGTGCATCCAGCTGAGCTGGGAGAAGGCGCGGGGCAAGAAGGGGAGGCGGAAGCAGAAGGGCTCCTTCCCCTGCCCCGAGTGCAGACAGATGTCCCCGCAGAGGAACCTGCTGCCCAACCGGCTGCTGACCAAGGTGGCCGAGATGGTGCGGCAGCATCCTGGCCTGCAGAAGCAAGACCTGTGCCACGAGCACCACGAGCCCCTCAAGCTTTTCTGCCAGGAGGACCAGAGCCCCATCTGTGTGGTGTGCAGGGAGTCCCGGGAGCACCGGCTGCACAGGGTGCTGCCTGCGGAGGAGGCAGTGCAGGGGTACAAG AACAAGGTGAAGGAGCGGAGAGAACGCATTGTGCTGGAGTTTGAGAAGAATCACCTCTACCTGGTGGAAGAAAAGCAGAGGCTCCTCCAGGCtctggagagggaagaagaggagacCTCCAGTAGGCTCCGGGAGAACGTGGCCTGCCTGGACCGGCAGAGCCACTCcctggagctgctgctgctgcagctggaGGAGCGGAGCACACAGGGGCCCCTCCAGATGCTGCAG GACATGAAGGAACCCCTGAGCAG GAAGAACAACGTGAGTGTGCAGTGCCCAGAGGTTGCCCCCCCAACCAGACCCAGGACTGTGTGCAGAGTTCCCGGACAGATTGAAATGCTAAGAAGCTTTCTAG AGGATGTGGTGCCTGATGCCACCTCCGCATACCCCTACCTCCTCCTGTATGACAGCCGCCAGAGGCGCTACCTCAGCTCTTCGCCAGAGGGCAGCGGATTCTGCAGCAAGGACCGATTTGTGGCTTACCCCTGTGCTGTGGGCCAGACGACCTTCTCCTCTGGGAGGCACTACTGGGAGGTGGGCATGAACATCACCGGGGATGCGCTGTGGGCCCTGGGTGTGTGCAGAGACAACGTGAGCCGGAAAGACAGGGTCCCCAAGTGCCCAGAAAACGGCTTCTGGGTGGTGCAGCTGTCCAAGGGGACCAAGTACTTATCCACCTTGTCTGCCCTGACCCCGGTCATGCTGATGGAGCCTCCCAGCCACGTGGGCATCTTCCTGGACTTCGAGGCCGGGGAGGTGTCCTTCTACAGTGTAAGCGATGGGTCCCACCTGCACACCTACTCCCAGGCTGCCTTCCCGGGCCCCCTGCAGCCTTTCTTCTGCCTGGGGGCTCCGAAATCTGGTCAGATGGTCATCTCCACCGTGAGCATGTGGGTGAAAGGGTAG
- the H3-4 gene encoding histone H3.1t, translating into MARTKQTARKSTGGKAPRKQLATKVARKSAPATGGVKKPHRYRPGTVALREIRRYQKSTELLIRKLPFQRLVREVAQDFKTDLRFQSSAVMALQEACESYLVGLFEDTNLCAIHAKRVTIMPKDIQLARRIRGERA; encoded by the coding sequence ATGGCGCGGACCAAGCAGACTGCGCGGAAGTCGACGGGTGGCAAGGCGCCGCGCAAGCAGCTGGCTACCAAGGTGGCTCGCAAGAGCGCACCCGCCACTGGCGGCGTGAAGAAGCCGCACCGCTACCGGCCCGGCACGGTGGCGCTTCGCGAGATCCGCCGCTACCAGAAGTCCACTGAGCTGCTAATCCGCAAGCTGCCTTTCCAGCGGCTGGTGCGCGAGGTCGCTCAGGATTTTAAGACCGACCTGCGCTTCCAGAGCTCAGCCGTGATGGCACTGCAGGAGGCGTGCGAGTCTTACCTGGTGGGGCTGTTTGAGGACACCAACCTGTGTGCCATCCATGCCAAACGGGTCACCATCATGCCTAAGGATATCCAGCTGGCACGCCGTATCCGCGGCGAGCGGGCCTAG